One stretch of Pelmatolapia mariae isolate MD_Pm_ZW linkage group LG3_W, Pm_UMD_F_2, whole genome shotgun sequence DNA includes these proteins:
- the LOC134624808 gene encoding E3 SUMO-protein ligase ZBED1-like translates to MEAHLRVVGPMNGKFVFHKRPDGTIDKGKVVCLECKKEFAYHRSSSSLAYHLNAKHPAASAATASSEDVSNIASQSKAFRQTKLENTPRMSKSATDRLTNVIAKWIAMNCRPINIVEDEGLTEVLQIASNDPSYKPPCRTTVTTKISKMYDGEKKNKLEILAEDSPNCVAITGDHWTSAGNHSYFGVTGHFIDSEWNLNSFALTVMRTETRHFADKCAEQFLKVANDWGIENKISTIGTDSAANMLAAMRALPYEHIACNAHILQRTITVCLDSSGFVGVLAKCRKIVGHFKQSPASTTELNQQQVALGKKSDQLIQDVPTRWNSTLAMVSRLLCNREAVQATLDQQNHRLVLPTEAEWAKLQRLELLLEPCKYVTELLGGEAYVSCSVVLPAFRHLYRVMDITDDDPAYVVKFKNAFQKDLAARRANGNEIWFEVATALDPRFKDLKCLPREKREQVWTILENMLQAAEPRRADSLQPSTEDDGPAQKKRRSELLLGSDSDSEDGIESGELQRYRAEPSISIDDCPLQWWYAHSGVYEKLSVLAQKYLASPATSVPCERLFSLAGHIVQKKRAALLPENVTRLVCLSDWLRKKK, encoded by the exons ATGGAGGCGCATCTGAGAGTTGTTGGCCCAATGAACGGGAAATTTGTATTTCATAAACGCCCCGACGGCACCATTGACAAAGGTAAAGTGGTCTGCCTAGAGTGTAAGAAGGAGTTTGCTTACCACCGAAGCAGCTCAAGTTTGGCCTATCACCTCAACGCAAAGCACCCAGCCGCGAGTGCAGCAACAGCTAGCAGTGAAGACGTTAGCAATATAGCAAGCCAGAGCAAAGCTTTTCGCCAAACAAAACTAGAGAATACCCCTCGTATGAGCAAGTCTGCGACCGACAGGCTGACTAATGTTATTGCCAAGTGGATAGCGATGAACTGTAGGCCGATAAATATAGTAGAGGACGAAGGATTGACAGAGGTGTTGCAAATTGCGTCCAATGACCCGTCATACAAGCCGCCGTGCAGGACTACAGTAACGACCAAAATCAGCAAAATGTACGACGgcgaaaagaaaaacaaacttgagATTTTGGCGGAGGATTCTCCCAACTGTGTTGCTATAACCGGAGATCACTGGACCTCAGCTGGCAACCACAGCTATTTTGGGGTGACTGGACACTTTATTGATAGTGAGTGGAACCTCAACTCATTTGCACTGACCGTCATGAGAACAGAAACCAGGCACTTTGCTGATAAATGCGCCGAACAGTTCCTCAAGGTAGCAAATGACTGGGGTATTGAAAACAAGATATCCACCATTGGCACAGACAGCGCAGCAAACATGCTGGCTGCTATGAGAGCACTTCCATATGAGCACATCGCCTGCAATGCTCACATTCTCCAGAGGACCATCACGGTATGTCTCGATAGCAGTGGTTTTGTCGGTGTACTGGCAAAGTGCCGCAAGATTGTTGGTCATTTTAAACAAAGCCCTGCGAGTACCACAGAACTTAACCAACAACAAGTAGCACTCGGAAAGAAGAGCGATCAACTTATACAGGATGTACCCACCAGGTGGAACTCGACTCTCGCAATGGTCTCACGCCTCCTATGTAACCGAGAGGCTGTCCAGGCTACGTTGGACCAACAGAACCACAGGTTGGTCTTGCCAACCGAAGCTGAGTGGGCGAAACTGCAGAGGCTGGAGCTCCTGCTTGAACCATGCAA GTATGTGACAGAGCTGCTGGGTGGTGAGGCCTACGTCTCTTGCTCTGTAGTGCTGCCTGCTTTTCGCCATCTGTACCGTGTCATGGACATTACTGATGATGATCCTGCCTACGTGGTGAAGTTCAAGAATGCCTTCCAGAAGGATCTGGCAGCACGACGAGCTAATGGCAACGAGATATGGTTCGAGGTGGCCACAGCATTGGATCCACGGTTTAAGGATTTGAAATGTCTTCCAAGAGAAAAGAGGGAACAG gtGTGGACCATTCTGGAGAATATGCTCCAGGCAGCAGAGCCCAGAAGAGCAGATAGTCTCCAGCCCTCCACAGAGGATGATGGACCAGctcagaagaagaggaggagcgaACTCCTTCTGGGGTCTGACTCTGACTCAGAAGATGGAATTGAGTCTGGAGAGCTGCAGCGCTACAGAGCAGAACCCAGCATCAGTATTGATGACTGTCCCCTGCAGTGGTGGTATGCTCACTCAGGAGTCTATGAAAAGCTGTCAGTCCTAGCACAAAAGTACCTGGCCTCCCCAGCTACCTCTGTACCCTGTGAGAGACTCTTTAGCCTTGCAGGCCACATAGTGCAAAAGAAAAGGGCAGCCTTGCTTCCAGAAAATGTTACCAGGCTGGTGTGTCTTAGCGACTGGCTGAGGAAGAAGAAATGA